In one Nocardioides luteus genomic region, the following are encoded:
- a CDS encoding inorganic diphosphatase: MTQEFDVLIEVPKGSRNKYEVDHESNRLRLDRVLFTSMMYPADYGYIEDTLGGDGDPLDALVLTPYPLFPGVLVQARPVAMYVMEDEKGQDEKVLCVPCDPRFDHIQDLADVDEWTLNEIKHFFEHYKDLEPGKTVKGSDWVGKAAAESEIAASVDRFKNTAH; this comes from the coding sequence GTGACGCAGGAGTTCGACGTACTGATCGAGGTCCCCAAGGGATCCCGCAACAAGTACGAGGTGGACCACGAGTCGAATCGGCTTCGTCTCGACCGCGTTCTGTTCACCTCCATGATGTACCCCGCAGACTACGGCTACATCGAAGACACCCTCGGCGGGGACGGTGACCCGCTCGACGCGCTGGTCCTGACCCCCTACCCGCTCTTCCCGGGCGTGCTCGTCCAGGCCCGCCCCGTCGCGATGTACGTCATGGAGGACGAGAAGGGCCAGGACGAGAAGGTCCTCTGCGTCCCCTGCGACCCCCGCTTCGACCACATCCAGGACCTCGCGGACGTCGACGAGTGGACGCTCAACGAGATCAAGCACTTCTTCGAGCACTACAAGGACCTCGAGCCCGGCAAGACCGTCAAGGGCTCCGACTGGGTCGGCAAGGCCGCCGCGGAGTCGGAGATCGCCGCCTCCGTCGACCGGTTCAAGAACACCGCTCACTGA
- the dacB gene encoding D-alanyl-D-alanine carboxypeptidase/D-alanyl-D-alanine endopeptidase — translation MEPDTPPKWPSEETDEARGKLAVVVPLVLALLVGAAAAAYALGWVRYAQGNVAPTPPPAPLSIATVSPAPVAGQQSRTPGKPDQAALQRVMREMVGDKRLGRHLKAAIAPLEGAPVVTHGTGAATPASVTKVLTSVAVLEAYGPERRFETSTTLQGSTVTLVGGGDASLTSNDLDTLAAETARELGATKTVSLAYDDSLFAGPVLSPTWRRTYLGEEVGGITALLVDHGGSQATGYSRDPSLQAAEQFKKALAKHGIKVDGKPVRGTKAGTQLAVRHGDTLREIVEYTLQHSDNQLAEVLARHVGLAAGEPTFDGSTAAITATLKELGMDTTGLVLRDGSGLSRQNRIPPTLLVSALQTAASPHRPELAPAMTGLPVAGWVGSLSRRFNFDAEPGRGRVRAKTGTLTGVSGLSGIAVDARGTPFVVVLMADGFKPEQTLDVRDALDDAMASVATCRCSA, via the coding sequence GTGGAGCCTGACACCCCGCCGAAGTGGCCGTCAGAGGAGACGGACGAGGCCCGCGGGAAGCTCGCGGTCGTGGTGCCGCTGGTGCTCGCGCTCCTGGTGGGAGCGGCGGCAGCGGCGTACGCCCTGGGGTGGGTGCGCTATGCCCAGGGAAACGTCGCGCCGACGCCGCCGCCGGCACCGCTGAGCATCGCCACGGTCAGCCCCGCGCCGGTCGCGGGCCAGCAGTCGAGGACCCCCGGAAAGCCTGATCAGGCCGCGCTGCAGCGGGTGATGCGCGAGATGGTCGGCGACAAGCGTCTCGGCCGGCACCTCAAGGCGGCGATCGCGCCGCTCGAGGGCGCGCCGGTGGTCACCCACGGCACCGGAGCCGCCACCCCGGCCAGCGTCACCAAGGTGCTGACCAGTGTGGCGGTGCTGGAGGCGTACGGCCCCGAGCGCAGGTTCGAGACCAGCACCACGCTCCAGGGGAGCACCGTCACGCTCGTCGGGGGAGGTGACGCATCTCTCACCAGCAACGACCTCGACACGCTGGCCGCCGAGACGGCCCGGGAGCTCGGCGCCACCAAGACGGTGAGCCTGGCCTACGACGACAGCCTGTTCGCCGGGCCGGTGCTGAGCCCGACCTGGCGACGCACCTACCTGGGGGAGGAGGTCGGCGGGATCACCGCGCTGCTGGTCGATCACGGCGGGTCCCAGGCGACGGGATACAGCCGCGATCCGTCCCTGCAGGCCGCCGAGCAGTTCAAGAAGGCCCTGGCCAAGCACGGGATCAAGGTCGACGGCAAGCCGGTGCGGGGGACCAAGGCGGGCACCCAGCTCGCGGTACGCCACGGCGACACCCTCCGCGAGATCGTCGAATACACGCTGCAGCACAGCGACAACCAGCTCGCCGAGGTGCTCGCCCGCCACGTCGGGCTGGCAGCCGGCGAGCCGACGTTCGACGGCTCCACCGCGGCGATCACGGCCACGCTGAAGGAGCTCGGCATGGACACCACCGGCCTGGTCCTGCGCGATGGCTCCGGCCTCTCCCGGCAGAACCGGATCCCGCCGACGCTGCTGGTCAGCGCGCTCCAGACCGCCGCCAGCCCCCACCGGCCCGAGCTCGCCCCGGCGATGACCGGTCTCCCGGTCGCCGGCTGGGTCGGCTCGCTCTCGCGCCGGTTCAACTTCGACGCCGAGCCGGGGCGCGGTCGCGTCCGGGCGAAGACCGGCACCCTCACCGGCGTCTCCGGCCTCTCCGGCATCGCGGTCGACGCCCGCGGCACGCCGTTCGTCGTCGTACTCATGGCCGACGGGTTCAAGCCCGAGCAGACCCTGGACGTACGCGACGCCCTCGACGATGCGATGGCGTCGGTCGCGACGTGTCGATGCTCGGCATAG
- a CDS encoding zinc-dependent metalloprotease produces MTHRAEEPRPSGATMVDWDLAVRLGAKVAGDGPIVSRNEARQAVEELREDAAKATEFVREFTGLDAPRDTAPVLVVDRRGWIQANADTFAHVISPVVDRITAKRAPGALSLAVGSKISAAEVGGLLGFMSSKILGQFDPFFGPSGRLLLVAPNAVHVERELGLDPTDFRLWVCLHEETHRVQFTASPWMRDHLFAQIEGLSEAMDPSSIFDGGLQRVSEALKGNGSIVDAFAKPEQKEIIDRVTGMMSLLEGHADVVMDDVGPGVIPSVTTIRKAFNKRRQGIGVLDRLLRRLLGLEAKMAQYRDGAKFVRHVVDRVGMDEFNAVFAGPENLPSKAEIVEPDAWVTRVLA; encoded by the coding sequence ATGACCCATCGAGCTGAGGAGCCCAGGCCGTCCGGAGCGACCATGGTCGACTGGGACCTGGCCGTGCGCCTCGGCGCGAAGGTCGCCGGAGACGGCCCGATCGTCTCGCGCAACGAGGCCCGGCAGGCCGTCGAGGAGCTGCGCGAGGACGCCGCGAAGGCGACCGAGTTCGTGCGCGAGTTCACCGGCCTGGACGCGCCCCGCGACACCGCGCCCGTCCTCGTGGTCGACCGCAGGGGCTGGATCCAGGCCAACGCCGACACCTTCGCCCACGTGATCTCGCCGGTGGTCGACCGGATCACCGCGAAGCGCGCGCCGGGTGCCCTCTCCCTGGCGGTCGGCTCCAAGATCAGCGCCGCCGAGGTGGGCGGTCTGCTCGGCTTCATGTCCTCGAAGATCCTCGGCCAGTTCGACCCGTTCTTCGGGCCCTCGGGCCGGCTGCTGCTGGTCGCGCCCAACGCCGTCCACGTCGAGCGCGAGCTCGGCCTGGACCCGACCGACTTCCGGCTGTGGGTCTGCCTCCACGAGGAGACCCACCGGGTCCAGTTCACGGCCAGCCCGTGGATGCGCGACCACCTCTTCGCGCAGATCGAGGGCCTCTCCGAGGCGATGGACCCGTCCTCGATCTTCGACGGCGGCCTGCAGCGCGTCTCCGAGGCGCTCAAGGGCAACGGCAGCATCGTCGACGCCTTCGCCAAGCCCGAGCAGAAGGAGATCATCGACCGGGTCACCGGGATGATGTCGCTGCTCGAGGGCCATGCTGACGTGGTCATGGACGACGTCGGCCCCGGCGTGATCCCGAGCGTCACCACGATCCGCAAGGCGTTCAACAAGCGCCGCCAGGGCATCGGCGTGCTCGACCGCCTGCTCCGCCGCCTCCTCGGCCTGGAGGCCAAGATGGCGCAGTACCGCGACGGCGCGAAGTTCGTACGCCACGTGGTCGACCGGGTCGGCATGGACGAGTTCAACGCCGTCTTCGCCGGCCCCGAGAACCTCCCGTCGAAGGCCGAGATCGTCGAACCGGACGCCTGGGTCACCCGCGTTCTGGCATGA
- the tilS gene encoding tRNA lysidine(34) synthetase TilS, translated as MSLHPSIAAVRRPVRATLEQLEPGDKVIVACSGGADSLALASAAVFEGHKLGLHVIGATVDHGMQEGSDAQASKVIAQLAEMGVDETVTATVEVKADGEGPEAAARQARYAVLDQLAERLDASVILLGHTRDDQAETVLLGLTRGSGARSLSGMRAAFDRYRRPLLGTTRIDTETACQIEGLDVWQDPHNRDFAYTRARIRHRVLPTLEEDLGPGVTEALARTAEQLREDADFIDDIAESMHRELGGTLPVETLAQYPAAVRTRILRIAALAAGSPPAELTRDHVKAVDELITGWRGQRWIDLPGHIRARRTNSSIVFESGPFPTSI; from the coding sequence ATGAGTCTCCACCCCTCGATCGCAGCCGTACGCCGCCCCGTCCGCGCCACGCTCGAGCAGCTGGAACCGGGCGACAAGGTGATCGTGGCCTGCTCCGGGGGAGCGGATTCGCTGGCGCTGGCGTCCGCGGCGGTGTTCGAGGGCCACAAGCTCGGGCTGCACGTCATCGGTGCGACCGTCGACCACGGGATGCAGGAAGGCAGCGACGCCCAGGCGAGCAAGGTCATCGCCCAGCTCGCCGAGATGGGCGTCGACGAGACCGTCACCGCGACCGTCGAGGTGAAGGCCGACGGCGAAGGCCCGGAAGCAGCCGCCCGGCAGGCTCGCTATGCGGTCCTCGACCAGCTCGCCGAGCGCCTCGACGCGAGCGTGATCCTGCTCGGCCACACCCGTGACGACCAGGCCGAGACCGTGCTGCTGGGGCTGACCAGGGGCTCGGGCGCCCGCAGCCTCTCCGGGATGCGCGCCGCCTTCGACCGCTATCGCCGTCCGCTCCTCGGGACCACCCGGATCGACACCGAGACCGCCTGCCAGATCGAGGGCCTCGACGTCTGGCAGGACCCGCACAACCGCGACTTCGCCTACACCCGCGCGCGCATCCGTCACCGGGTCCTGCCCACGCTCGAGGAGGATCTGGGGCCGGGGGTCACCGAGGCGCTGGCCCGCACGGCCGAGCAGCTCCGCGAGGACGCCGACTTCATCGACGACATCGCCGAGTCGATGCACCGCGAGCTCGGCGGAACCCTCCCGGTCGAGACGCTGGCGCAGTATCCGGCCGCCGTCCGCACCCGAATCCTCCGGATCGCCGCCCTCGCGGCCGGCAGCCCGCCCGCGGAGCTCACCCGCGACCACGTCAAGGCCGTCGACGAGCTGATCACCGGCTGGCGCGGGCAGCGCTGGATCGACCTGCCGGGACACATTCGGGCGCGTCGTACGAACTCTTCGATCGTCTTCGAATCAGGCCCTTTCCCCACCAGCATTTAG
- the hpt gene encoding hypoxanthine phosphoribosyltransferase, whose product MDTEYVGDDLVKTLFTHDEIQAKVEELARRIEKDYEGEELLIVGVLRGAVMIMADLARALNRHVEMDWMAVSSYGSGTKSSGVVRILKDLDTDVTGKHVLVVDEIIDSGLTLTWLTSNLNSRGPASLEIVTLLRKPEAVSMPVDVKYVGWDIPDEFVVGYGLDFNEKYRNLRDISTLAPHIYS is encoded by the coding sequence ATGGACACCGAGTACGTCGGCGACGACCTCGTGAAGACCCTGTTCACCCACGACGAGATCCAGGCGAAGGTCGAAGAGCTGGCCCGCCGGATCGAGAAGGACTACGAGGGCGAGGAGCTCCTGATCGTCGGCGTCCTGCGGGGCGCGGTGATGATCATGGCCGACCTCGCGCGCGCCCTGAACCGCCACGTCGAGATGGACTGGATGGCGGTGTCGTCCTACGGCTCCGGCACCAAGTCGTCCGGTGTGGTGCGGATCCTGAAGGACCTCGACACCGATGTCACCGGCAAGCACGTGCTCGTCGTCGACGAGATCATCGACTCCGGCCTGACCCTGACCTGGCTGACCTCCAACCTCAACAGCCGCGGCCCGGCGAGCCTCGAGATCGTCACCCTGCTGCGCAAGCCCGAGGCGGTCAGCATGCCGGTCGACGTGAAGTACGTCGGTTGGGACATCCCCGACGAGTTCGTGGTCGGCTACGGTCTCGACTTCAACGAGAAGTACCGCAACCTCCGCGACATCTCGACCCTCGCCCCGCACATCTACAGCTGA
- the ftsH gene encoding ATP-dependent zinc metalloprotease FtsH, protein MKRIFKGPWLWIILAVLGVILALQYLAPRNGGDEITTSELTEYIQKDQVKEITFVDGDQEIKATLTKDARKGSAEVTTSWVDGDQEALIEMVRKTEAEGDNLKEFNSEVAKPSVLGSILSFLLPFVLIIVLFLFLMNSVQGGGGRGVMQFAKSKAKLITKDMPKTTFADVAGADEAVEELQEIKEFLQEPAKFQAVGAKIPKGVLLYGQPGTGKTLLARAVAGEAGVPFYSISGSDFVEMFVGVGASRVRDLFEQAKENAPAIVFIDEIDAVGRHRGAGMGGGHDEREQTLNQLLVEMDGFDVRGGVILIAATNRPDVLDPALLRPGRFDRQIQVDAPDLAGREKILQVHARGKPLAGDIDLDSVARRTPGFSGADLANVLNEAALLTARSDQKLITNKALDEAIDRVIAGPQKRTRLMSEQEKLITAYHEGGHALVAAALPGPDVVQKITILPRGKALGYNLVMPDDDQYSQTRSSMLNKLSYMLGGRAAEELIFHDPTTGAGNDIEKATNLARAMVTQFGMTERLGAIKLGESNGEPFLGRDIGHQRNYSEEVAAIVDDETKKLLATAHQEAFDILEENRDVLDNLVLQLLEKETLSKQEVAEIFEPLRRRDPRPAWTGSDTRRPSDRPAVEIPQWIVERDKAAVAKAIRSASQKSANGVDLSKPTEAGSPEATPPA, encoded by the coding sequence GTGAAGCGCATATTCAAAGGTCCCTGGCTGTGGATCATCCTGGCAGTGCTCGGTGTGATCCTGGCTCTGCAGTACCTGGCCCCTCGCAACGGCGGCGACGAGATCACCACCAGCGAGCTGACTGAATACATTCAGAAGGACCAGGTCAAGGAGATCACGTTCGTCGACGGCGACCAGGAGATCAAGGCGACCCTGACCAAGGACGCACGCAAGGGCAGCGCCGAGGTCACCACGTCGTGGGTCGACGGCGACCAGGAAGCGCTCATCGAGATGGTGCGCAAGACCGAGGCCGAGGGTGACAACCTCAAGGAGTTCAACTCCGAGGTGGCCAAGCCCTCCGTGCTCGGCTCGATCCTGAGCTTCCTGCTTCCGTTCGTGCTGATCATCGTGCTGTTCCTGTTCCTGATGAACTCGGTCCAGGGCGGTGGCGGTCGCGGGGTCATGCAGTTCGCCAAGTCCAAGGCGAAGCTGATCACCAAGGACATGCCGAAGACGACGTTCGCCGACGTCGCCGGTGCGGACGAGGCGGTCGAGGAGCTCCAGGAGATCAAGGAGTTCCTGCAGGAGCCGGCCAAGTTCCAGGCCGTCGGCGCCAAGATCCCCAAGGGCGTGCTGCTCTACGGCCAGCCCGGAACCGGTAAGACCCTGCTCGCGCGAGCCGTCGCGGGCGAGGCCGGGGTGCCGTTCTACTCGATCTCCGGTTCGGACTTCGTCGAGATGTTCGTCGGTGTCGGTGCGAGCCGTGTCCGCGACCTGTTCGAGCAGGCCAAGGAGAACGCTCCCGCCATCGTCTTCATCGACGAGATCGACGCCGTCGGCCGTCACCGTGGTGCCGGCATGGGCGGCGGCCACGACGAGCGCGAGCAGACGCTCAACCAGCTCCTCGTGGAGATGGACGGCTTCGACGTACGCGGCGGGGTCATCCTGATCGCGGCCACCAACCGTCCCGACGTGCTCGACCCGGCGCTGCTGCGCCCGGGCCGCTTCGACCGCCAGATCCAGGTGGACGCTCCCGACCTCGCCGGTCGCGAGAAGATCCTGCAGGTCCACGCCCGCGGCAAGCCGCTGGCCGGCGACATCGACCTCGACTCGGTCGCCCGACGGACCCCCGGGTTCTCCGGTGCCGACCTGGCCAACGTGCTCAACGAGGCCGCGCTGCTGACCGCTCGCAGCGACCAGAAGCTGATCACCAACAAGGCTCTCGACGAGGCCATCGACCGCGTGATCGCGGGCCCGCAGAAGCGCACGCGCCTGATGAGCGAGCAGGAGAAGCTCATCACCGCCTACCACGAGGGTGGCCACGCTCTGGTCGCCGCGGCGCTGCCGGGGCCGGACGTGGTCCAGAAGATCACGATCCTGCCGCGCGGCAAGGCGCTGGGCTACAACCTGGTCATGCCCGACGACGACCAGTACAGCCAGACCCGCTCGTCGATGCTCAACAAGCTCTCCTACATGCTCGGCGGCCGTGCCGCGGAGGAGCTCATCTTCCACGACCCGACGACCGGCGCCGGCAACGACATCGAGAAGGCGACCAACCTCGCCCGCGCGATGGTCACCCAGTTCGGTATGACCGAGCGCCTGGGTGCGATCAAGCTCGGCGAGTCCAACGGCGAGCCGTTCCTGGGGCGCGACATCGGCCACCAGCGCAACTACTCGGAGGAGGTCGCGGCCATCGTCGATGACGAGACCAAGAAGCTCCTCGCGACCGCTCACCAGGAGGCCTTCGACATCCTCGAGGAGAACCGGGACGTCCTCGACAACCTGGTCCTGCAGCTCCTGGAGAAGGAGACGCTCTCCAAGCAGGAGGTCGCTGAGATCTTCGAGCCGCTGCGCCGCCGCGACCCGCGTCCGGCCTGGACCGGCTCCGACACCCGCCGCCCCTCGGACCGCCCCGCGGTCGAGATCCCGCAGTGGATCGTCGAGCGCGACAAGGCCGCGGTTGCCAAGGCGATTCGTTCCGCCTCACAGAAGTCCGCCAACGGTGTCGACCTCAGCAAGCCGACCGAGGCCGGCTCGCCCGAGGCCACCCCGCCCGCCTGA
- the folE gene encoding GTP cyclohydrolase I FolE, producing the protein MSETFDDVAPVHVPERDVADVPPFDQKRAEAAVRELLYAIGEDPDREGLLETPARVARAYQEVTRGLHQEPKDVLTTTFDLGHDEMVLVRDIELWSMCEHHLVPFTGVAHVGYIPAESGKITGLSKLARLVDVYAKRPQVQERLTTQVADALTEILEARGVIVVIEAEHLCMTMRGVKKAGARTITSAVRGTMRSNATTRAEAMALIRGGTR; encoded by the coding sequence ATGTCCGAGACCTTCGATGATGTAGCGCCCGTCCACGTCCCCGAGCGGGACGTGGCGGACGTTCCTCCGTTCGACCAGAAGCGGGCCGAGGCGGCCGTGCGCGAGCTGCTCTACGCGATCGGGGAGGATCCCGACCGCGAAGGGCTGCTCGAGACCCCCGCCCGGGTCGCCCGCGCCTACCAAGAGGTGACCCGAGGGCTCCACCAGGAGCCCAAGGACGTGCTCACCACGACCTTCGACCTCGGCCACGACGAGATGGTCCTGGTCCGCGACATCGAGCTGTGGTCGATGTGCGAGCACCACCTGGTGCCGTTCACCGGCGTCGCCCACGTCGGCTACATCCCGGCCGAGTCCGGCAAGATCACCGGCCTCTCCAAGCTGGCCCGGCTCGTCGACGTCTACGCGAAGCGACCGCAGGTGCAGGAGCGGCTCACCACCCAGGTGGCCGACGCTCTCACCGAGATCCTCGAGGCCCGCGGCGTCATCGTGGTGATCGAGGCCGAGCACCTGTGCATGACGATGCGCGGCGTCAAGAAGGCCGGCGCCCGCACGATCACCAGCGCCGTACGCGGCACGATGCGCTCCAACGCCACCACCCGGGCCGAGGCGATGGCCCTGATCCGGGGCGGAACCAGGTAG
- the folP gene encoding dihydropteroate synthase, producing MGIVNVTPDSFSDGGRFFATDDAVAHGHTLLEQGADLLDIGGESTRPGATRPLVADELARVVPVIETLAAEGATLSVDTMRPEVAEAALKAGAKIINDVSGGLADPGILKVAADHGATYVVMHWRAHGAEMQHQDHLVYADGVVATVKQELEQRIEAARAAGIQDDNIVIDPGLGFSKTADDNWRLLAGVEEFHKLGYPVLIGASRKTFLGRLLAAPDGTLRPVTERESAHDAITVFLAQRGVWATRVHDVRAAKDALAAAAKLGSIR from the coding sequence ATGGGGATCGTCAACGTCACGCCCGACTCGTTCAGCGACGGCGGACGGTTCTTCGCGACCGATGATGCGGTGGCCCATGGCCACACGCTCCTGGAGCAGGGCGCGGACCTGCTCGACATCGGCGGCGAGTCGACCCGGCCCGGAGCGACCAGACCGCTGGTGGCCGACGAGCTGGCGCGGGTGGTGCCGGTCATCGAGACGCTGGCCGCGGAGGGGGCGACCCTCTCGGTCGACACGATGCGTCCCGAGGTCGCGGAGGCGGCGCTGAAGGCCGGGGCCAAGATCATCAACGACGTCTCGGGCGGTCTGGCCGACCCGGGGATCCTGAAGGTGGCGGCCGACCACGGTGCGACGTACGTCGTGATGCACTGGCGCGCGCACGGCGCGGAGATGCAGCACCAGGACCATCTCGTCTACGCCGACGGCGTGGTCGCCACGGTGAAGCAGGAGCTGGAGCAGCGGATCGAGGCGGCGCGGGCAGCGGGGATCCAGGACGACAACATCGTGATCGACCCGGGCCTGGGCTTCTCCAAGACGGCCGACGACAACTGGCGGCTGCTGGCCGGGGTGGAGGAGTTCCACAAGCTCGGCTACCCGGTGCTCATCGGAGCGAGCCGTAAGACTTTCCTCGGCCGCCTGCTGGCTGCCCCCGACGGCACGCTGCGTCCGGTGACCGAGCGGGAGAGCGCTCATGACGCGATCACCGTGTTCCTGGCGCAACGCGGTGTCTGGGCGACACGTGTTCATGACGTACGTGCTGCCAAGGACGCCCTTGCGGCGGCAGCGAAATTGGGGAGTATTCGATGA
- the folB gene encoding dihydroneopterin aldolase: MNIEEPADEIQILGLECYGHHGVFDFERREGQKFIIDLVIGTDSRKAAETDDLQDTVDYGSLAMAVKTNVERDPVDLIETLAQRIADICLADIRALWVRVTVHKPGAPIEATFKDVTLTITRRQST, from the coding sequence ATGAACATTGAGGAACCTGCCGACGAAATCCAGATCCTCGGTCTGGAGTGCTACGGACACCACGGGGTGTTCGACTTCGAGCGCCGTGAGGGGCAGAAGTTCATCATCGACCTGGTCATCGGCACCGACTCCCGCAAGGCGGCGGAAACGGACGACTTGCAAGACACCGTGGATTACGGAAGTCTCGCGATGGCGGTCAAAACCAATGTTGAGCGCGACCCGGTGGACCTCATCGAAACGCTTGCCCAGCGGATCGCGGACATTTGCCTTGCAGACATCCGCGCACTTTGGGTACGTGTTACGGTTCACAAACCGGGGGCGCCTATCGAAGCGACGTTCAAAGACGTCACCCTGACGATCACCCGGAGGCAGAGCACGTGA
- the folK gene encoding 2-amino-4-hydroxy-6-hydroxymethyldihydropteridine diphosphokinase yields MTEVPNPYIIDADTLTGEMRPIRRAVLSLGSNLGDRLANLQDALNTLAETPDVWVTTISPVYETEPVDSPEGSDLYLNAIVLADTTLTPTRLLERALTIEDAYGRSRSGIFNEPRTLDIDVISVGDKILEEESLTLPHPRAHQRAFVLKPWLDLEPSADLPGVGPIAELLEQSDQTGITRRDDLVLEL; encoded by the coding sequence GTGACAGAGGTACCCAACCCGTACATCATCGACGCCGACACGCTCACCGGGGAGATGCGGCCGATCCGACGGGCGGTGCTGTCCTTGGGCTCCAATCTCGGGGACCGGTTGGCAAATCTGCAGGACGCGTTGAACACGCTCGCCGAGACCCCGGATGTCTGGGTGACCACGATCTCGCCGGTGTATGAGACCGAGCCGGTCGACTCGCCCGAGGGTTCCGACCTCTATCTCAACGCCATCGTCCTGGCCGACACCACGCTCACCCCGACGCGCCTGCTCGAGCGTGCGCTCACCATCGAGGACGCCTACGGACGCTCGCGCAGCGGCATCTTCAACGAGCCGCGCACGCTCGACATCGACGTCATCTCGGTCGGCGACAAGATCCTCGAGGAGGAGTCGCTGACCCTGCCGCACCCGCGTGCTCACCAGCGTGCCTTCGTGCTCAAGCCGTGGCTCGACCTGGAGCCGAGCGCCGACCTTCCGGGCGTCGGTCCGATCGCCGAGCTGCTCGAGCAGTCGGACCAGACCGGCATCACCCGCCGCGACGATCTCGTCCTCGAGCTCTGA
- a CDS encoding DUF3180 domain-containing protein, with protein MSGGAITAWAVIGIVGGWLAHPVLEAWLGVAPVVTWAQPLVLLLIAGVLGVTAWITHRQLQVRGERIEAHQAVNRLVLARACTLVGALLAGGYLGYAVSWLGYDASTAAGERLVRSALAAVAGIAIVIASRLLEHACRVRKQDEN; from the coding sequence ATGTCGGGCGGAGCGATCACGGCATGGGCGGTCATCGGAATCGTCGGCGGCTGGCTGGCCCATCCGGTGCTGGAGGCCTGGCTCGGAGTCGCCCCGGTGGTCACCTGGGCGCAGCCGTTGGTGCTGCTGCTGATCGCCGGAGTCCTGGGCGTGACCGCCTGGATCACGCACCGTCAGCTGCAGGTACGCGGCGAGCGGATCGAGGCTCATCAGGCGGTCAACCGGCTGGTGCTCGCCCGTGCCTGCACCCTGGTCGGTGCGCTCCTCGCCGGGGGCTATCTCGGCTACGCGGTGAGCTGGCTGGGCTACGACGCCAGCACCGCGGCGGGCGAGCGACTGGTGCGCTCGGCCCTCGCGGCGGTGGCCGGCATCGCGATCGTCATCGCCTCGCGACTCCTCGAACACGCGTGCCGGGTCCGCAAACAGGATGAAAACTAG